In a genomic window of Halobiforma lacisalsi AJ5:
- a CDS encoding outer membrane protein assembly factor BamB family protein — MTQVPESAPSRRALLAGLGSLLGAGCLGASRSDGSERPATDRDDEWRMYGRDPGRSRYVPDIDVPREEPEVVWDRQVGASGWRPPVVADGTVYCQYANGLFVLDLETGAGRLTNTYGGFGRGTGPMALPRTEIYRDGTLVVPYGEAIAGYAAAPKRFPGEISGFGDGLLRWWSDGETVGTDAAGIGSRSLGPEFTSVSSAPVAVAGDLVTLHAISDSVSAVRADDGNPRWRYDLEDAAPDDWDHGVGPLGHVVDEATDTVVVAGRLFTAPYLIGLDRATGSLEWTVDGRTTDARARSSGEPNGLLARDGTVYAVSMNAERELRLLAVDAASGERGWKRTLSRSAHVGLAAGDDRLYSVATVSQEGTDPLAITALDIEDGRVRWERVLEDPTRGPPLAGGQPPTVAGNAVLVPGERGLHALEGTTGDHLWTFTETVGTSGGGETERAAVTPAVVADDRLVVGTTLALYGLEVA; from the coding sequence ATGACTCAGGTCCCCGAATCGGCTCCCAGTCGGCGGGCGTTGCTCGCCGGACTCGGCTCCCTTCTCGGTGCGGGCTGTCTCGGAGCCAGCCGTTCCGACGGCTCCGAGCGGCCGGCGACCGATCGGGACGACGAGTGGCGCATGTACGGCCGCGACCCGGGTCGGTCACGATACGTTCCGGACATCGACGTTCCGCGCGAGGAGCCCGAAGTCGTCTGGGATCGGCAGGTCGGCGCGTCCGGCTGGCGGCCGCCCGTCGTCGCCGACGGAACCGTCTACTGCCAGTACGCGAACGGCCTCTTCGTCCTCGACCTCGAGACGGGAGCGGGCCGGCTCACGAACACCTACGGAGGGTTCGGCCGGGGAACCGGCCCGATGGCGCTCCCGCGGACGGAGATCTACCGCGACGGAACGCTGGTCGTCCCCTACGGCGAGGCGATCGCCGGCTACGCGGCCGCCCCGAAACGCTTCCCCGGTGAAATCTCGGGGTTCGGCGACGGGTTGCTGCGGTGGTGGTCCGACGGGGAGACCGTCGGCACCGACGCCGCCGGGATCGGTTCCCGCTCCCTCGGCCCGGAGTTCACCTCCGTCTCGTCCGCGCCGGTCGCGGTCGCCGGCGACCTCGTCACCCTCCACGCCATTTCCGACTCCGTCTCCGCCGTTCGAGCCGACGACGGCAACCCGCGCTGGCGGTACGACCTCGAGGACGCGGCCCCGGACGACTGGGATCACGGCGTCGGCCCGCTCGGCCACGTCGTCGACGAGGCGACCGACACGGTCGTCGTCGCGGGACGGCTGTTCACAGCGCCGTACCTGATCGGTCTCGATCGCGCCACGGGCTCGCTCGAGTGGACCGTCGACGGGCGAACGACCGACGCACGGGCGCGCTCGAGCGGCGAACCGAACGGACTGCTCGCACGCGACGGCACGGTGTATGCCGTTTCGATGAACGCGGAGCGGGAGCTGCGGCTGCTCGCGGTCGACGCCGCCTCGGGCGAACGCGGCTGGAAGCGAACGCTGTCGCGCTCGGCCCACGTCGGGCTCGCCGCCGGAGACGACCGGCTGTACTCCGTCGCGACCGTCTCACAGGAGGGGACCGACCCGCTCGCGATCACGGCGCTGGACATCGAGGACGGGCGCGTCCGCTGGGAACGCGTGCTCGAGGACCCGACGCGTGGCCCACCACTCGCCGGGGGGCAACCACCGACGGTCGCCGGGAACGCGGTGCTCGTCCCGGGCGAACGCGGATTGCACGCGCTCGAGGGGACGACCGGCGACCACCTGTGGACGTTCACCGAGACCGTCGGAACCTCAGGCGGGGGCGAGACGGAACGGGCCGCGGTGACGCCCGCGGTCGTCGCGGACGATCGTCTCGTCGTCGGAACGACCCTCGCGCTGTACGGGCTCGAGGTGGCCTGA
- the fen gene encoding flap endonuclease-1, which produces MGNAALRDIAVIEEIPFDEIEGVVAVDAHNWLYRYLTTTVKWTNSDIYTTADGTEVANLVGIVQGLPKFFENDVTPVMVFDGGPSELKADEIESRREQRRSYEEQLETAREEGDEVAIAQLESRTQRLTPTIQETSRELLRLFDVPIVEAPAEGEAQAAHMVRHGDADYVGSEDYDALLFGAPLTLRQLTSKGNPELMDLEATLEEHDLTLEQLIDAAILIGTDFNEGVSGIGPKTAITEITEHGDLWSVLEARGDTVEYGDRVRQLFRDPNVTDDYEFETTLDPDLEAAREYVTDEWGVDRDEVARGFERIEESVTQTGLDRWT; this is translated from the coding sequence ATGGGAAACGCTGCACTTCGGGACATCGCGGTCATCGAGGAGATCCCCTTCGACGAGATCGAGGGTGTGGTCGCCGTCGACGCGCACAACTGGCTCTACCGGTACCTGACGACGACGGTCAAGTGGACTAACAGCGACATCTACACGACCGCCGACGGCACCGAGGTCGCCAACCTCGTCGGGATCGTTCAGGGCCTACCGAAGTTCTTCGAGAACGACGTCACGCCCGTGATGGTCTTCGACGGCGGCCCCTCCGAGCTAAAGGCCGATGAGATCGAGTCCCGGCGCGAACAGCGCCGCTCCTACGAGGAACAGCTCGAGACCGCCCGCGAGGAGGGCGACGAGGTCGCCATCGCACAACTCGAGTCCCGGACCCAGCGGCTGACGCCGACCATCCAGGAGACCAGCCGCGAGTTGCTGCGCCTGTTCGACGTGCCGATCGTCGAGGCCCCCGCGGAGGGCGAGGCCCAGGCGGCACACATGGTCCGACACGGCGACGCCGACTACGTCGGCTCCGAGGACTACGACGCCCTGCTGTTCGGCGCGCCGCTTACGCTGCGCCAGCTCACGAGCAAGGGCAACCCCGAACTGATGGACCTGGAGGCGACCCTCGAGGAGCACGACCTCACGCTCGAGCAACTGATCGACGCCGCCATCCTGATCGGCACGGACTTCAACGAGGGCGTCTCCGGCATCGGCCCCAAGACCGCCATCACGGAGATCACCGAACACGGCGACCTCTGGAGCGTCCTTGAGGCCCGCGGCGACACCGTCGAGTACGGCGACCGCGTCCGGCAACTGTTCCGCGATCCGAACGTCACCGACGACTACGAGTTCGAGACGACGCTCGATCCGGACCTCGAGGCGGCCCGCGAGTACGTCACCGACGAGTGGGGCGTCGACCGGGACGAGGTCGCCCGCGGCTTCGAACGGATCGAAGAGAGCGTCACGCAGACGGGACTGGATCGCTGGACCTGA